Genomic DNA from Peribacillus sp. FSL H8-0477:
CATTTACCTTTTGAAGCGGTTTGTAAGATTTTAAGAAAGTCTAATTGTGAACGTTTCCCTATAACGACATCAAATGTTTATTTGTCGAAATATTCTGATATTAATGTATAAAAAAGACATCAGCTTCTATGCTGATGTCTTCCTTCTATTATAATAGTTATTGCTTTAAATACTTTTTCCAAACGGGCTTCATCTTATCAACCACCAGATGACTGCCGCCTCTTCCTTTGACATCTTCCATCATCCAAGACATCAGTAATTGTGGGTTCTCGGTATTTACTCCGACGAACCAACCGTTTTCCGTTCCGCTTCCTCCTTTGTTTAGTTTGGTTTCAGCTGTCCCTGTTTTCCCTGCAATCGAAATGCCGAGATCATCTAGTGTATGACCCGATCCTTTCGGGTGTTTGACGACCTGTTCGAGCATCGTTAACATGCTTGATGCCTGTTTTTCAGGAACTACATTTTTCTTCCATACCTGGCTTTTCTTTTCCCCGTCGAACAAGACAGGAGAAATCATATTTCCTTTGTTTACATAGGCTGAATAGGTGAGCGCTAAGTGGAGGGTACTCATTTGTATCTGCCCTTGGCCATACCCGCTGTCTGCTAAACGACCTTCACTGTCAATTTTCCCAATTCCAGACTTAGTGATTGGATAATCGAATGGAATGATATCTCCAAAGCCAAAATCCTTCAGTCCTTCTGAAAACTTAGCTGTGCCCAGATTTAAGGCTTTCTGCGCAAAGTAAATATTATCTGAATAGATAAGCGCATCGGTCATATTAATATCCTTGCCGGGTGTAGCCACACGGGTAATTGAATGGTCTTTCCAATTCGATTTTTTCCATGATGTTCCTGAAATCTTGATCGCTTCCTTTGGATCGACGCCATTTTTCATCGCGATTGATCCTGTCAGCCCTTTGATTGTAGAACCTGGGGTATACACAGAGCTAAACCGATTAATCAGCGGCTTGTCCGGATCTTCTTCCCACGCCTTCTGTGTACTGTTTGAAATGCCAAGAATGTATTGATTGGGATCAAAAGATGGACTGCTCATCAAAGCCAATGTCTCGCCCGTTATCGGATTGATGGCGGCTGCTGATCCATTTTCATTTTTATATTGTTGATAAATTTGCTGTTGCAGCTCCGCATCGATGGTTAAGGTAATCGTTTCGCCTTCAGCTGCCGGCTGATCGGCAATGACTTTTTCTTCGCCATTACTTGCTGCAATATACACTTTTGCTCCCGCTTTTCCCTTAAGACGGGTTTCAAGAAGCTGTTCAAGACCTCGTTTGCCGATTTCGTCTTGAGCGGTGTAGCCTTTATCTTTATTTGCTTTTAAATCTTCAGCCGATACGTCGCCGATATAGCCGACTAAATGGGCAGCGACTTCTTTATATGGATAAACGCGGTCTTGGACTTCGTTCACCGTTACCGATTGAATGGCTGCCACTTTGTCTTTCACTGCCGTATCTTCCATGGACAGCTTTTTGATTGGTACTAAATAATTGGGCTGTACCCATGATTGATTTAGTTTGTTTTCGATTTCATCTTTGGACATCTTTAATGTGCTCGACAGCTGGGTGAGGATTCCCGCTTCGTTTCCTGTCATTTCTTCCGGCACAATCCCGACTTCATATACAGTGCCGTTCATCGCTAATCCACGCTCATTCCGATCGACAATCTCACCGCGAATGGCTGGATAGGTTTTTACCGATACCTTTTCTCCTTCCTCAAGCTCAGGAAAGATATAACTTGGATCCCATTTCACATACCAATTGGTTTCATCTTCTCGTTCTTC
This window encodes:
- a CDS encoding penicillin-binding transpeptidase domain-containing protein, with product MKKHLFAPVLVAAIMLLLTGCFDKEPQPEERLAAYTKLWNEQKFAEMYTYLSKDTKKSMSKAEFAERYEKIYKGIEAKQVKVTYKKPTEEQDHKDKKKVALPFSISMNSVAGDINFDHKATLVKEEREDETNWYVKWDPSYIFPELEEGEKVSVKTYPAIRGEIVDRNERGLAMNGTVYEVGIVPEEMTGNEAGILTQLSSTLKMSKDEIENKLNQSWVQPNYLVPIKKLSMEDTAVKDKVAAIQSVTVNEVQDRVYPYKEVAAHLVGYIGDVSAEDLKANKDKGYTAQDEIGKRGLEQLLETRLKGKAGAKVYIAASNGEEKVIADQPAAEGETITLTIDAELQQQIYQQYKNENGSAAAINPITGETLALMSSPSFDPNQYILGISNSTQKAWEEDPDKPLINRFSSVYTPGSTIKGLTGSIAMKNGVDPKEAIKISGTSWKKSNWKDHSITRVATPGKDINMTDALIYSDNIYFAQKALNLGTAKFSEGLKDFGFGDIIPFDYPITKSGIGKIDSEGRLADSGYGQGQIQMSTLHLALTYSAYVNKGNMISPVLFDGEKKSQVWKKNVVPEKQASSMLTMLEQVVKHPKGSGHTLDDLGISIAGKTGTAETKLNKGGSGTENGWFVGVNTENPQLLMSWMMEDVKGRGGSHLVVDKMKPVWKKYLKQ